In a single window of the Clarias gariepinus isolate MV-2021 ecotype Netherlands chromosome 16, CGAR_prim_01v2, whole genome shotgun sequence genome:
- the csf2rb gene encoding cytokine receptor common subunit beta isoform X1, protein MLSLRTLLTAALPLLVLSSDPEQCKLESLETSTHHSSSVMASLQCYNDFTTQIRCTWEEKQHTHLHMPIIEGIPCVPDGQPSGAFNQSCICKTDIFFMGNFTVFFNTSCPSKERTFNISAQGKLLPPTNFSEKKENGGGRLLSWSSPYHSSSRLSSNLTYQLMYRKHKDGWIVVDDINATQFVIESQTLLLGYSYEARVRARGAGGQWSDWSARVVWVTEEDDVINLQCVIREGGVTCSWQVKKWHAKFLSYQLCGHTNRMDVKCVICNSYSDDPHSGTSLVDFTCSLDSPEPELLTVDIRTLRKSKGFRYPDNIQPPRPLNLKTQYKDGGWKLSWDRPNVNEKLRLSYEVSLESNVTEYKVEFEVSEADLSCNVPPKLSPSTVYKARVRAVPAIDFSGLPSEWSEPQFFKTAPESWHRTIIYILITAFVAMLFIILYNALPACHRRVVLWNVSIPSPINSKVLGEMSNKKFMVGEANPYTATERSSVFIIQSSDNPIICKGSISEYPILACNDDLGMSFGKSESGWQLGSSHSSLLAESSRMTDKSGISFIGPYILCREDSSAPTETSDTCSSLLTFDDDPRYISENPKDPFPIKGGYVLSPPKNPTSECSTAIKNLASENKDASKSELPNDDPPAYTPSPGAVSNVIFSHPSGYCLMPNKEVVKAWMSAPPPEGDKEIKLHEIDRDLPERSYVTLSQRGL, encoded by the exons ATGTTGTCCCTGAGGACACTGCTTACTGCAGCGTTGCCTCTGCTGGTACTGAGCTCCGATCCTGAGCAGTGCAAGCTTGAGTCTTTGGAAACCTCTACTCATCACA GTTCGTCTGTGATGGCGTCGTTGCAGTGCTATAATGACTTCACCACTCAGATACGCTGCACCTGGGAGgaaaagcaacacacacacttacacatgcCAATCATCGA AGGAATTCCATGTGTCCCTGATGGTCAGCCTAGCGGAGCTTTTAACCAGAGTTGTATCTGTAAAACAGATATATTTTTCATGGGCAACTTTACCGTCTTTTTCAACACATCCTGCCCTTCTAAAGAGAGAACTTTTAACATATCTGCACAAG GCAAGCTCCTGCCTCCGACTAATTTCTCTGAGAAAAAAGAGAATGGTGGCGGCCGACTGCTTAGCTGGAGTAGCCCGTATCATTCATCATCCCGTCTCTCATCAAACCTTACCTACCAGCTTATGTACAGAAAACATAAAGATGGGTGGATT GTGGTAGATGATATCAATGCCACACAGTTTGTGATAGAAAGTCAGACGCTCTTGCTGGGCTATTCATACGAAGCCAGGGTGCGAGCGCGGGGTGCCGGAGGCCAGTGGAGTGACTGGAGCGCCAGAGTGGTCTGGGTGACTGAGGAAG ACGATGTCATTAATCTGCAGTGTGTAATTAGGGAAGGAGGGGTGACATGTAGTTGGCAGGTGAAGAAATGGCATGCTAAGTTTCTCTCATATCAACTCTGTGGCCACACCAACAGAATGGATGT GAAATGTGTCATCTGTAACAGTTACTCTGATGATCCACACTCTGGTACCTCTTTGGTAGATTTTACATGCTCATTGGATAGCCCTGAACCTGAACTGTTGACAGTAGACATCAGGACCTTAAGGAAGAGCAAGGGCTTTCGTTACCCTGATAACA TTCAGCCACCTAGGCCTTTAAACCTTAAGACACAGTATAAGGATGGTGGTTGGAAGCTGAGCTGGGACCGACCCAATGTTAATGAGAAACTCCGCCTCTCCTATGAGGTGTCACTCGAAAGCAATGTCACAGAG TATAAAGTGGAATTCGAAGTCTCTGAAGCAGATCTCAGTTGCAATGTTCCCCCCAAGCTGTCTCCCTCTACAGTCTACAAGGCTAGAGTGAGAGCAGTTCCTGCCATTGATTTTTCTGGACTACCCTCTGAATGGTCTGAGCCCCAATTCTTCAAAACTGCTCCAG aatcATGGCACAGAACTATAATTTACATCTTGATAACTGCGTTTGTGGCCATGCTTTTTATCATCCTGTATAATGCTCTTCCAGCCTGCCACAg GAGAGTTGTACTATGGAACGTATCCATACCCTCTCCCATAAACAGCAAAGTCCTGGGGGAAATGAGCAACAAG AAATTTATGGTTGGCGAGGCCAATCCATACACTGCCACAGAGAGAAGCTCTGTGTTTATCATACAGAGCTCAGATAACCCTATCATCTGTAAGGGCAG TATTTCTGAGTATCCAATCCTGGCCTGCAACGATGACCTTGGTATGAGTTTTGGCAAGAGCGAATCAGGATGGCAATTAGGCTCGAGCCACTCATCTTTACTTGCAGAAAGTAGCAGAATGACTGATAAATCAGGCATAAGTTTTATCGGACCTTACATCCTCTGCCGCGAGGACTCTTCGGCACCAACTGAAACTTCGGATACATGCTCTTCCCTCTTAACCTTTGATGATGATCCAAGATACATTTCAGAGAACCCCAAGGATCCCTTTCCAATAAAAGGAGGCTATGTTTTATCCCCACCCAAAAATCCAACTTCAGAATGCTCAACCGCAATCAAAAATCTAGCTAGTGAGAATAAAGACGCCAGTAAGTCAGAGCTCCCCAACGATGATCCCCCAGCATACACACCAAGTCCAGGTGCAGTGTCCAATGTCATTTTTTCTCACCCATCTGGATACTGTCTGATGCCCAACAAGGAGGTTGTTAAAGCATGGATGTCTGCTCCACCACCAGAGGGTGACAAAGAGATAAAGTTGCATGAGATTGATAGAGATTTACCTGAGCGCAGCTATGTGACACTTTCTCAGCGTGGACTGTAA
- the csf2rb gene encoding cytokine receptor common subunit beta isoform X2, with product MTLSYCMTLFLGSSVMASLQCYNDFTTQIRCTWEEKQHTHLHMPIIEGIPCVPDGQPSGAFNQSCICKTDIFFMGNFTVFFNTSCPSKERTFNISAQGKLLPPTNFSEKKENGGGRLLSWSSPYHSSSRLSSNLTYQLMYRKHKDGWIVVDDINATQFVIESQTLLLGYSYEARVRARGAGGQWSDWSARVVWVTEEDDVINLQCVIREGGVTCSWQVKKWHAKFLSYQLCGHTNRMDVKCVICNSYSDDPHSGTSLVDFTCSLDSPEPELLTVDIRTLRKSKGFRYPDNIQPPRPLNLKTQYKDGGWKLSWDRPNVNEKLRLSYEVSLESNVTEYKVEFEVSEADLSCNVPPKLSPSTVYKARVRAVPAIDFSGLPSEWSEPQFFKTAPESWHRTIIYILITAFVAMLFIILYNALPACHRRVVLWNVSIPSPINSKVLGEMSNKKFMVGEANPYTATERSSVFIIQSSDNPIICKGSISEYPILACNDDLGMSFGKSESGWQLGSSHSSLLAESSRMTDKSGISFIGPYILCREDSSAPTETSDTCSSLLTFDDDPRYISENPKDPFPIKGGYVLSPPKNPTSECSTAIKNLASENKDASKSELPNDDPPAYTPSPGAVSNVIFSHPSGYCLMPNKEVVKAWMSAPPPEGDKEIKLHEIDRDLPERSYVTLSQRGL from the exons ATGACCTTATCATACTGTATGACCCTCTTTTTAGGTTCGTCTGTGATGGCGTCGTTGCAGTGCTATAATGACTTCACCACTCAGATACGCTGCACCTGGGAGgaaaagcaacacacacacttacacatgcCAATCATCGA AGGAATTCCATGTGTCCCTGATGGTCAGCCTAGCGGAGCTTTTAACCAGAGTTGTATCTGTAAAACAGATATATTTTTCATGGGCAACTTTACCGTCTTTTTCAACACATCCTGCCCTTCTAAAGAGAGAACTTTTAACATATCTGCACAAG GCAAGCTCCTGCCTCCGACTAATTTCTCTGAGAAAAAAGAGAATGGTGGCGGCCGACTGCTTAGCTGGAGTAGCCCGTATCATTCATCATCCCGTCTCTCATCAAACCTTACCTACCAGCTTATGTACAGAAAACATAAAGATGGGTGGATT GTGGTAGATGATATCAATGCCACACAGTTTGTGATAGAAAGTCAGACGCTCTTGCTGGGCTATTCATACGAAGCCAGGGTGCGAGCGCGGGGTGCCGGAGGCCAGTGGAGTGACTGGAGCGCCAGAGTGGTCTGGGTGACTGAGGAAG ACGATGTCATTAATCTGCAGTGTGTAATTAGGGAAGGAGGGGTGACATGTAGTTGGCAGGTGAAGAAATGGCATGCTAAGTTTCTCTCATATCAACTCTGTGGCCACACCAACAGAATGGATGT GAAATGTGTCATCTGTAACAGTTACTCTGATGATCCACACTCTGGTACCTCTTTGGTAGATTTTACATGCTCATTGGATAGCCCTGAACCTGAACTGTTGACAGTAGACATCAGGACCTTAAGGAAGAGCAAGGGCTTTCGTTACCCTGATAACA TTCAGCCACCTAGGCCTTTAAACCTTAAGACACAGTATAAGGATGGTGGTTGGAAGCTGAGCTGGGACCGACCCAATGTTAATGAGAAACTCCGCCTCTCCTATGAGGTGTCACTCGAAAGCAATGTCACAGAG TATAAAGTGGAATTCGAAGTCTCTGAAGCAGATCTCAGTTGCAATGTTCCCCCCAAGCTGTCTCCCTCTACAGTCTACAAGGCTAGAGTGAGAGCAGTTCCTGCCATTGATTTTTCTGGACTACCCTCTGAATGGTCTGAGCCCCAATTCTTCAAAACTGCTCCAG aatcATGGCACAGAACTATAATTTACATCTTGATAACTGCGTTTGTGGCCATGCTTTTTATCATCCTGTATAATGCTCTTCCAGCCTGCCACAg GAGAGTTGTACTATGGAACGTATCCATACCCTCTCCCATAAACAGCAAAGTCCTGGGGGAAATGAGCAACAAG AAATTTATGGTTGGCGAGGCCAATCCATACACTGCCACAGAGAGAAGCTCTGTGTTTATCATACAGAGCTCAGATAACCCTATCATCTGTAAGGGCAG TATTTCTGAGTATCCAATCCTGGCCTGCAACGATGACCTTGGTATGAGTTTTGGCAAGAGCGAATCAGGATGGCAATTAGGCTCGAGCCACTCATCTTTACTTGCAGAAAGTAGCAGAATGACTGATAAATCAGGCATAAGTTTTATCGGACCTTACATCCTCTGCCGCGAGGACTCTTCGGCACCAACTGAAACTTCGGATACATGCTCTTCCCTCTTAACCTTTGATGATGATCCAAGATACATTTCAGAGAACCCCAAGGATCCCTTTCCAATAAAAGGAGGCTATGTTTTATCCCCACCCAAAAATCCAACTTCAGAATGCTCAACCGCAATCAAAAATCTAGCTAGTGAGAATAAAGACGCCAGTAAGTCAGAGCTCCCCAACGATGATCCCCCAGCATACACACCAAGTCCAGGTGCAGTGTCCAATGTCATTTTTTCTCACCCATCTGGATACTGTCTGATGCCCAACAAGGAGGTTGTTAAAGCATGGATGTCTGCTCCACCACCAGAGGGTGACAAAGAGATAAAGTTGCATGAGATTGATAGAGATTTACCTGAGCGCAGCTATGTGACACTTTCTCAGCGTGGACTGTAA
- the pdgfbb gene encoding uncharacterized protein pdgfbb isoform X2 — protein MSTGLCWLRALLLAACLCFGGAERDPLPVALAELVKSGSVSSTEDLQLLLLSESVDDDPESDHANNTNNRLPRSLLDAQPAQQAQCKVRTEVMEVTRSMLDRSNANFLLWPPCVEVQRCSGCCNTKNLKCVAVLTHTRYLQVMKIQYVNMRPVYNKAIVSVNDHVECRCQPAPRPASRRKSSAHKQEGRDRSGKPRYKDELHRGDEFKPNQRLKLEDLLSHSWLPLEKGLDAWRHNRTHQGRTRDYSLEDWKRYNSSSNGTNGWSSERLTYPLADHFKGEDTGVLLHNVTRQKGRGREKEAKDLEIQKNCTINDDRLTNQSLVNRVSRTEITNQIPQHESEPLHAGHSKHAKSSKVHGNETIQNQMRSEAHVGQTNQTIIPKPTEEANQKQDHLSNADKESNKNNQGNETPEMARPQEETRTRSTLLKERKALEEEKEELLLLHKLLDEEKHKHILKAQHNSQHEDQKQHQLHHKHQQTQTTTQPTERKTTTPVRMSTPHTPPRQPPRPPKRLRKHRNRISKAVMRAMLM, from the exons aggGATCCTCTCCCCGTAGCTCTGGCTGAGTTAGTGAAGAGCGGCTCTGTCTCCTCCACAGAAGATCTGCAGCTGCTGCTGCTCTCTGAATCCGTAG atgACGATCCAGAGAGTGACCATGCCAACAATACCAACAATCGACTGCCAAGGAGCCTTCTGG ATGCTCAGCCAGCTCAGCAAGCACAATGCAAAGTGAGGACAGAGGTCATGGAAGTCACACGCTCTATGCTGGACCGTAGCAATGCTAACTTTCTGCTATGGCCTCCGTGTGTGGAGGTGCAAAGATGCTCTGGATGCTGCAACACAAAAAACCTTAAATGTGTTGCTGTACTCACTCACACGCGCTacctacag GTGATGAAGATCCAGTATGTGAACATGCGCCCAGTATATAATAAAGCCATAGTGTCAGTTAATGATCATGTGGAGTGCCGCTGTCAGCCTGCTCCTCGTCCAGCCTCCCGCAGAAAGTCTTCTGCCCACAAACAAGAAGGAAGAGATCGTTCAGGTAAACCTCGTTACAAAGACGAGCTTCACCGGGGCGATGAATTTAAACCCAACCAGAGGCTTAAACTAGAGGATTTGCTAAGCCACAGTTGGCTGCCCCTAGAAAAGGGACTGGATGCCTGGAGACACAATAGGACACACCAAGGAAGGACCAGAGATTATTCTCTTGAAGATTGGAAAAGGTATAACAGCAGCTCCAATGGCACAAATGGCTGGTCATCTGAGAGACTGACTTATCCTCTGGCCGATCACTTTAAGGGAGAAGATACAGGTGTACTACTCCATAATGTGACAAGGCAgaaagggagagggagggagaaagaggCAAAAGATTTAGAAATACAGAAAAACTGTACAATAAATGATGATAGGTTGACTAATCAGTCATTAGTGAATAGGGTCAGCCGCACTGAGATAACCAATCAGATTCCACAGCATGAGTCAGAGCCACTACATGCAGGCCACAGCAAGCATGCAAAGAGTAGTAAAGTGCACGGAAATGAGACTATCCAAAATCAGATGCGTAGTGAAGCACATGTTGGGCAGACCAATCAAACTATCATTCCTAAACCTACAGAGGAAGCCAATCAAAAGCAAGACCATCTCTCTAATGCAGATAAagaatctaataaaaataatcaaggaAATGAGACTCCAGAGATGGCGAGACCTCAAGAAGAGACTAGAACCAGGTCCACTTTACTAAAGGAAAGGAAGGCATTAgaggaggagaaagaggagCTGCTGTTACTTCACAAGCTTCTTGATGAAGAAAAGCACAAACATATCCTGAAAGCACAACACAACAGTCAGCATGAGGACCAAAAACAGCACCAGCTGCACCACAAACACCAGCAAACCCAAACAACTACACAACCAACAG aaagaaaaacaactacCCCAGTCAGAATGTCcactccacacacacctcctcgaCAGCCTCCTCGTCCACCAAAGAGATTAAGGAAACACCGCAACCGTATAAGCAAGGCCGTCATGAGGGCCATGCTCATGTAG
- the pdgfbb gene encoding uncharacterized protein pdgfbb isoform X1, whose protein sequence is MSTGLCWLRALLLAACLCFGGAERDPLPVALAELVKSGSVSSTEDLQLLLLSESVADDDPESDHANNTNNRLPRSLLDAQPAQQAQCKVRTEVMEVTRSMLDRSNANFLLWPPCVEVQRCSGCCNTKNLKCVAVLTHTRYLQVMKIQYVNMRPVYNKAIVSVNDHVECRCQPAPRPASRRKSSAHKQEGRDRSGKPRYKDELHRGDEFKPNQRLKLEDLLSHSWLPLEKGLDAWRHNRTHQGRTRDYSLEDWKRYNSSSNGTNGWSSERLTYPLADHFKGEDTGVLLHNVTRQKGRGREKEAKDLEIQKNCTINDDRLTNQSLVNRVSRTEITNQIPQHESEPLHAGHSKHAKSSKVHGNETIQNQMRSEAHVGQTNQTIIPKPTEEANQKQDHLSNADKESNKNNQGNETPEMARPQEETRTRSTLLKERKALEEEKEELLLLHKLLDEEKHKHILKAQHNSQHEDQKQHQLHHKHQQTQTTTQPTERKTTTPVRMSTPHTPPRQPPRPPKRLRKHRNRISKAVMRAMLM, encoded by the exons aggGATCCTCTCCCCGTAGCTCTGGCTGAGTTAGTGAAGAGCGGCTCTGTCTCCTCCACAGAAGATCTGCAGCTGCTGCTGCTCTCTGAATCCGTAG cagatgACGATCCAGAGAGTGACCATGCCAACAATACCAACAATCGACTGCCAAGGAGCCTTCTGG ATGCTCAGCCAGCTCAGCAAGCACAATGCAAAGTGAGGACAGAGGTCATGGAAGTCACACGCTCTATGCTGGACCGTAGCAATGCTAACTTTCTGCTATGGCCTCCGTGTGTGGAGGTGCAAAGATGCTCTGGATGCTGCAACACAAAAAACCTTAAATGTGTTGCTGTACTCACTCACACGCGCTacctacag GTGATGAAGATCCAGTATGTGAACATGCGCCCAGTATATAATAAAGCCATAGTGTCAGTTAATGATCATGTGGAGTGCCGCTGTCAGCCTGCTCCTCGTCCAGCCTCCCGCAGAAAGTCTTCTGCCCACAAACAAGAAGGAAGAGATCGTTCAGGTAAACCTCGTTACAAAGACGAGCTTCACCGGGGCGATGAATTTAAACCCAACCAGAGGCTTAAACTAGAGGATTTGCTAAGCCACAGTTGGCTGCCCCTAGAAAAGGGACTGGATGCCTGGAGACACAATAGGACACACCAAGGAAGGACCAGAGATTATTCTCTTGAAGATTGGAAAAGGTATAACAGCAGCTCCAATGGCACAAATGGCTGGTCATCTGAGAGACTGACTTATCCTCTGGCCGATCACTTTAAGGGAGAAGATACAGGTGTACTACTCCATAATGTGACAAGGCAgaaagggagagggagggagaaagaggCAAAAGATTTAGAAATACAGAAAAACTGTACAATAAATGATGATAGGTTGACTAATCAGTCATTAGTGAATAGGGTCAGCCGCACTGAGATAACCAATCAGATTCCACAGCATGAGTCAGAGCCACTACATGCAGGCCACAGCAAGCATGCAAAGAGTAGTAAAGTGCACGGAAATGAGACTATCCAAAATCAGATGCGTAGTGAAGCACATGTTGGGCAGACCAATCAAACTATCATTCCTAAACCTACAGAGGAAGCCAATCAAAAGCAAGACCATCTCTCTAATGCAGATAAagaatctaataaaaataatcaaggaAATGAGACTCCAGAGATGGCGAGACCTCAAGAAGAGACTAGAACCAGGTCCACTTTACTAAAGGAAAGGAAGGCATTAgaggaggagaaagaggagCTGCTGTTACTTCACAAGCTTCTTGATGAAGAAAAGCACAAACATATCCTGAAAGCACAACACAACAGTCAGCATGAGGACCAAAAACAGCACCAGCTGCACCACAAACACCAGCAAACCCAAACAACTACACAACCAACAG aaagaaaaacaactacCCCAGTCAGAATGTCcactccacacacacctcctcgaCAGCCTCCTCGTCCACCAAAGAGATTAAGGAAACACCGCAACCGTATAAGCAAGGCCGTCATGAGGGCCATGCTCATGTAG
- the pdgfbb gene encoding uncharacterized protein pdgfbb isoform X3, whose protein sequence is MEVTRSMLDRSNANFLLWPPCVEVQRCSGCCNTKNLKCVAVLTHTRYLQVMKIQYVNMRPVYNKAIVSVNDHVECRCQPAPRPASRRKSSAHKQEGRDRSGKPRYKDELHRGDEFKPNQRLKLEDLLSHSWLPLEKGLDAWRHNRTHQGRTRDYSLEDWKRYNSSSNGTNGWSSERLTYPLADHFKGEDTGVLLHNVTRQKGRGREKEAKDLEIQKNCTINDDRLTNQSLVNRVSRTEITNQIPQHESEPLHAGHSKHAKSSKVHGNETIQNQMRSEAHVGQTNQTIIPKPTEEANQKQDHLSNADKESNKNNQGNETPEMARPQEETRTRSTLLKERKALEEEKEELLLLHKLLDEEKHKHILKAQHNSQHEDQKQHQLHHKHQQTQTTTQPTERKTTTPVRMSTPHTPPRQPPRPPKRLRKHRNRISKAVMRAMLM, encoded by the exons ATGGAAGTCACACGCTCTATGCTGGACCGTAGCAATGCTAACTTTCTGCTATGGCCTCCGTGTGTGGAGGTGCAAAGATGCTCTGGATGCTGCAACACAAAAAACCTTAAATGTGTTGCTGTACTCACTCACACGCGCTacctacag GTGATGAAGATCCAGTATGTGAACATGCGCCCAGTATATAATAAAGCCATAGTGTCAGTTAATGATCATGTGGAGTGCCGCTGTCAGCCTGCTCCTCGTCCAGCCTCCCGCAGAAAGTCTTCTGCCCACAAACAAGAAGGAAGAGATCGTTCAGGTAAACCTCGTTACAAAGACGAGCTTCACCGGGGCGATGAATTTAAACCCAACCAGAGGCTTAAACTAGAGGATTTGCTAAGCCACAGTTGGCTGCCCCTAGAAAAGGGACTGGATGCCTGGAGACACAATAGGACACACCAAGGAAGGACCAGAGATTATTCTCTTGAAGATTGGAAAAGGTATAACAGCAGCTCCAATGGCACAAATGGCTGGTCATCTGAGAGACTGACTTATCCTCTGGCCGATCACTTTAAGGGAGAAGATACAGGTGTACTACTCCATAATGTGACAAGGCAgaaagggagagggagggagaaagaggCAAAAGATTTAGAAATACAGAAAAACTGTACAATAAATGATGATAGGTTGACTAATCAGTCATTAGTGAATAGGGTCAGCCGCACTGAGATAACCAATCAGATTCCACAGCATGAGTCAGAGCCACTACATGCAGGCCACAGCAAGCATGCAAAGAGTAGTAAAGTGCACGGAAATGAGACTATCCAAAATCAGATGCGTAGTGAAGCACATGTTGGGCAGACCAATCAAACTATCATTCCTAAACCTACAGAGGAAGCCAATCAAAAGCAAGACCATCTCTCTAATGCAGATAAagaatctaataaaaataatcaaggaAATGAGACTCCAGAGATGGCGAGACCTCAAGAAGAGACTAGAACCAGGTCCACTTTACTAAAGGAAAGGAAGGCATTAgaggaggagaaagaggagCTGCTGTTACTTCACAAGCTTCTTGATGAAGAAAAGCACAAACATATCCTGAAAGCACAACACAACAGTCAGCATGAGGACCAAAAACAGCACCAGCTGCACCACAAACACCAGCAAACCCAAACAACTACACAACCAACAG aaagaaaaacaactacCCCAGTCAGAATGTCcactccacacacacctcctcgaCAGCCTCCTCGTCCACCAAAGAGATTAAGGAAACACCGCAACCGTATAAGCAAGGCCGTCATGAGGGCCATGCTCATGTAG